A single region of the Eulemur rufifrons isolate Redbay chromosome 8, OSU_ERuf_1, whole genome shotgun sequence genome encodes:
- the INTS3 gene encoding integrator complex subunit 3, whose translation MELQKGKGTAAAAASGAAGGGGGGAGAGAPGGGRLLLSTSLDAKDELEERLERCMSIVTSMTAGVSEREANDALNAYVCKGPPQHEEICLGLFTLVLTEPAQAQKCYRDLALVSRDGMNIVLNKINQILMEKYLKLQDTCRTQLVWLVRELVKSGVLGADGVCMTFMKQIAGGDVTAKNIWLAESVLDILTEQREWVLKSSILIAMAVYTYLRLIVDHHGTAQLQALRQKEVDFCISLLRERFMECLMIGRDLVRLLQNVARIPEFELLWKDIIHNPQALSPQFTGILQLLQSRTSRKFLACRLTPDMETKLLFMTSRVRFGQQKRYQDWFQRQYLSTPDSQSLRCDLIRYICGVVHPSNEVLSSDILPRWAIIGWLLTTCTSNVAASNAKLALFYDWLFFSPDKDSIMNIEPAILVMHHSMKPHPAITATLLDFMCRIIPNFYPPLEGHVRQGVFSSLNHIVEKRVLAHLAPLFDNPKLDKELRAMLREKFPEFCSSPSPPVEVKIEEPVSMEMDNHMSDKDESCYDNAEAAFSDDEEDLNSKGKKREFRFHPIKETVVEEPVDITPYLDQLDESLRDKVLQLQKGSDTEAQCEVMQEIVDQVLEEDFDSEQLSVLASCLQELFKAHFRGEVLPEEVTEESLEESVGKPLYLIFRNLCQMQEDNSSFSLLLDLLSELYQKQPKIGYHLLYYLRASKAAAGKMNLYESFAQATQLGDLHTCLMMDMKACQEDDVRLLCHLTPSIYTEFPDETLRSGELLNMIVAVIDSAQLQELVCHVMMGNLVMFRKDSVLNILIQSLDWETFEQYCAWQLFLAHNIPLETIIPILQHLKYKEHPEALSCLLLQLRREKPSEEMVKMVLSRPCHPDDQFTTSILRHWCMKHDELLAEHIKSLLIKNNSLPRKRQSLRSSSSKLAQLTLEQILEHLDNLRLNLTNTKQNFFSQTPILQALQHVQASCDEAHKMKFSDLFSLAEEYEDSSTKPPKSRRKAALSSPRSRKNATQPPNAEEESGSSSASEEEDTKPKPTKRKRKGSSAVGSDSD comes from the exons AGGTTGGAAAGGTGTATGAGCATTGTGACGTCGATGACTGCTGGTGTCTCTGAGAGAGAGGCCAACGATGCCCTCAATGCCTAC GTATGCAAAGGGCCCCCCCAGCATGAGGAAATTTGCCTGGGCCTCTTTACTCTTGTCCTTACTGAACCTGCACAAGCCCAGAAG TGTTACCGCGACTTGGCTCTGGTGAGTCGTGACGGCATGAATATTGTCCTGAATAAAATCAACCAGATACTTATGGAGAAGTACCTGAAGTTGCAGGATACCTGCCGTACTCAG TTGGTGTGGTTGGTGCGGGAACTAGTGAAGAGTGGGGTTCTGGGAGCCGATGGTGTATGCATGACATTTATGAAGCAGATAGCAG GTGGAGATGTTACAGCCAAAAATATCTGGTTGGCAGAAAGTGTTCTGGATATCCTGACGGAGCAGAG GGAGTGGGTCCTGAAGAGCAGCATCCTCATCGCCATGGCTGTTTACACATACCTCCGCCTCATCGTCGACCACCACGGGACCGCCCAGCTCCAGGCTCTGCGGCAGAAGGAAGTGGACTTTTGCATCTCACTGCTTCGGGAACGG TTCATGGAATGTTTGATGATTGGTCGAGACCTTGTAAGACTACTCCAGAATGTTGCTAGGATACCAGAATTTGAACTGCTTTGGAAAGATATTATCCATAACCCTCAGGCCTTGAGTCCTCAGTTCACAG GTATCCTACAGCTTCTTCAGTCGAGAACATCCCGAAAATTCCTAGCATGTCGTCTAACGCCAGACATGGAGACTAAGCTCCTCTTCATGACATCCCGG GTACGGTTTGGTCAACAAAAGCGATATCAGGATTGGTTCCAGCGCCAGTACCTGTCAACTCCAGACAGTCAGTCTCTGCGCTGTGACCTCATTCGCTACATCTGTGGGGTAGTCCACCCTTCTAATGAAGTACTGAGTTCAGACATCTTGCCCCGGTGGGCCATCATTGGCTGGCTCCTGACAACATGCACG tCAAATGTTGCTGCCTCTAATGCCAAGCTGGCTTTGTTTTACGACTGGCTGTTCTTTAGTCCAGACAAGGATAGCATTATGAACATAG AACCAGCTATCCTGGTCATGCATCACTCCATGAAGCCTCACCCAGCCATCACTGCCACACTCCTGGACTTCATGTGCCGC ATTATTCCCAACTTCTATCCCCCATTGGAGGGCCACGTGCGGCAAGGTGTCTTTTCCTCCCTCAACCACATTGTGGAGAAACGGGTCTTGGC ACACCTGGCTCCCCTGTTTGACAATCCTAAATTGGATAAAGAGCTGCGGGCAATGCTGAGAGAGAAGTTTCCTGAGTTCTGCAGCTCACCGTCCCCGCCTGTGGAAG TTAAAATTGAGGAGCCAGTTTCCATGGAGATGGACAACCATATGTCAGATAAGGATGAGAGTTGCTATGACAATGCGGAGGCAGCCTTCAGTGACGACGAGGAGGATCTCAACAGCAAAG gaaagaagagagagtttCGCTTCCACCCAATCAAGGAGACAGTCGTGGAGGAGCCTGTTGATATCACCCCTTACCTTGACCAGCTGGATGAGTCCCTAAGGGACAAAGTACTCCAGCTACAGAAGGGGAG TGATACGGAGGCCCAGTGTGAGGTCATGCAGGAAATCGTGGACCAGGTCCTAGAG GAAGACTTTGACTCGGAGCAGCTGTCTGTCCTGGCTTCCTGCCTGCAGGAGCTCTTCAAGGCCCACTTTCGAGGGGAAGTGCTGCCTGAGGAGGTTACCGAGGA GTCCCTGGAGGAGTCTGTAGGAAAGCCTCTCTACCTAATATTTAG GAACCTATGCCAGATGCAGGAAGACAACAGcagcttctctctgcttctggaCCTTCTCTCTGAGCTATATCAGAAGCAGCCCAAGATTGGCTACCACCTGCTCTACTACCTGAGGGCCAG CAAAGCTGCTGCGGGGAAGATGAACCTGTACGAGTCATTTGCCCAGGCCACTCAGCTGGGCGATCTGCACACATGCCTAATGATGGACATGAAGGCCTGCCAGGAAGACGACGTGCGGCTACTGTGCCACCTCACGCCCTCCATCTACACAGAG TTTCCAGATGAAACCTTGAGGAGTGGAGAGCTGCTGAACATGATCGTGGCTGTTATTGACTCTGCACAG CTCCAGGAGCTGGTCTGCCACGTGATGATGGGGAACCTGGTCATGTTTCGAAAAGACTCGGTCCTCAACATACTCA TCCAGAGCCTGGACTGGGAAACCTTTGAGCAGTATTGTGCCTGGCAGCTCTTCCTGGCCCACAACATCCCCCTGGAGACCATAATCCCGATCCTGCAGCACCTCAAATACAAGG AGCACCCAGAGGCCCTGTCCTGCCTCCTGCTTCAGCTCCGAAGAGAGAA GCCCAGCGAGGAGATGGTGAAGATGGTGCTGAGCCGGCCCTGCCACCCTGACGACCAGTTCACCACCAGCATCCTGCGGCACTGGTGCATGAAGCACGACGAGCTGCTGGCCGAGCACATCAAGTCCTTGCTCATCAAGAACAACAGCCTCCCTCGCAAGAGACAGAG CCTGAGGAGCTCCAGCAGCAAGCTGGCCCAGCTGACCCTGGAGCAGATCCTGGAGCACCTGGATAACCTGCGACTCAACCTGACCAACACCAAGCAGAACT TTTTTAGCCAGACCCCAATCCTCCAGGCGCTGCAGCATGTCCAGGCGAGCTGTGACGAAGCCCACAAGATGAA GTTCAGTGATCTCTTCTCCCTGGCGGAGGAATATGAGGACTCGTCCACCAAACCACCCAAGAGCCGGCGAAAAGCAGCTCTGTCCAGCCCTCGAAGTCGGAAGAATGCCACGCAGCCCCCCAATGCTGAGGAAGAGTCCGGCTCCAGCAGTGCGTCG GAGGAAGAAGACACAAAACCGAAGCCCACCAAGCGGAAACGGAAAGGGTCCTCTGCAGTGGGTTCTGACAGTGACTGA
- the SLC27A3 gene encoding long-chain fatty acid transport protein 3 isoform X1, whose product MAALLLLPLLLLLPLLLLKLHLWPQLRWFAADLAFAVRAHRCKRALRARARAAAAADPEGPQGGCSLAWRLAQLAQQRPAHTFLIHGVRRFSYAEAESESNRAARAFLRARGWDGGPSRGGGGGGGGGGGGGGARSAGEGERAVQGAGDTAALAECGGDGAATGRAAVPLAPGATVALLLPASPEFLWLWFGLAKAGLRTAFVPTALRRSPLLHCLRICGARALVLAPEFLESLEPDLPALRAMGLHLWAAGPETHPAGIRDLLSEMSAEVDRPVPGHLSAPQGMMDTCLYIFTSGTTGLPKAARISHLKILQCQGFYQLCGVHQEDVIYLALPLYHMSGSLLGIVGCLGIGATVVLKSKFSAGQFWEDCQQHRVTVFQYIGELCRYLVNQPLNKAERGHTVRLAVGSGLRPDTWERFVRRFGPLQVLETYGLTEGNVATFNYTGQRGAVGRASWLYKRVFPFSLIRYDVTTGEPIRDAQGHCAATAPGEPGLLVAPVSQDSPFLGYAGGPELARGKLLKDVFRPGDVFFNTGDLLICDDQGFLRFHDRTGDTFRWKGENVATTEVAEVFEALDFLQEVNVYGVTVPGHEGRAGMAALVLRPPHSLDLVQLYSHVSENLPPYARPRFLRLQAVGAYLPLTPARYGALLAGDLRI is encoded by the exons ATGGCTGccctcctgctgctgcccctgctgctgctgttgccgCTGCTGCTACTGAAGCTGCACCTCTGGCCGCAGTTGCGCTGGTTCGCGGCAGACTTGGCCTTCGCGGTGCGCGCCCATCGCTGCAAAAGGGCTCTGAGAGCTCGTGCTCGGGCGGCGGCCGCCGCCGACCCGGAAGGTCCCCAGGGGGGCTGCAGTCTGGCCTGGCGCCTAGCGCAACTGGCCCAGCAGCGCCCAGCGCACACTTTTCTCATTCACGGCGTGCGTCGCTTTAGCTACGCGGAGGCGGAGAGCGAGAGTAACCGGGCTGCGCGCGCCTTCCTGCGCGCCCGGGGCTGGGACGGGGGACCCAGccgcggcggtggcggcggcggcggcggcggcggcggcggcggcggcgcgagGAGCGCTGGGGAAGGCGAGCGGGCGGTGCAGGGCGCCGGAGACACAGCGGCGCTTGCGGAGTGTGGAGGGGATGGGGCAGCCACAGGACGAGCCGCGGTCCCTCTGGCACCTGGAGCGACCGTGGCGCTGCTCCTCCCCGCCAGCCCAGAGTTCCTGTGGCTATGGTTCGGGCTGGCCAAGGCGGGGCTGCGCACGGCCTTTGTACCCACCGCCCTGCGCCGCAGCCCCCTGCTGCACTGCCTCCGCATCTGCGGCGCGCGCGCGCTGGTGCTGGCGCCAG AGTTTCTGGAGTCCCTGGAGCCTGACCTGCCGGCCCTGAGAGCCATGGGGCTCCATCTGTGGGCTGCAGGCCCTGAAACCCACCCTGCTGGAATCAGAGATTTGCTGTCTGAAATGTCGGCTGAAGTGGATAGGCCAGTGCCGGGACACCTCTCTGCCCCCCAGGGCATGATGGACACGTGCCTGTACATCTTCACCTCTGGCACCACTG GTCTCCCCAAGGCTGCTCGGATCAGTCATCTGAAGATCCTGCAATGCCAGGGGTTCTACCAGCTGTGCGGCGTCCACCAGGAGGATGTGATCTACCTCGCCCTCCCACTCTACCACATGTCTGGCTCCCTGTTGGGCATTGTGGGCTGCTTGGGCATTG GGGCCACAGTGGTGCTCAAGTCCAAGTTCTCAGCTGGTCAGTTCTGGGAGGACTGCCAGCAGCACAGGGTGACGGTGTTCCAGTACATCGGGGAGTTGTGCCGATACCTTGTCAACCAGCCCCTG AACAAGGCAGAACGGGGCCATACGGTCCGcctggcagtgggcagtgggctgcGCCCAGACACCTGGGAGCGTTTTGTGCGGCGCTTTGGGCCCCTGCAGGTGCTGGAAACATACGGGCTGACAGAGGGCAACGTGGCCACGTTCAACTACACAGGACAGCGGGGCGCTGTGGGACGCGCTTCCTGGCTCTACAAG cgcgTCTTCCCCTTCTCTTTGATTCGCTATGATGTCACCACAGGGGAGCCGATTCGGGATGCCCAGGGGCACTGTGCGGCCACAGCTCCAG GTGAGCCGGGGCTGCTGGTGGCCCCGGTGAGCCAGGATTCCCCATTCCTGGGCTATGCGGGGGGGCCAGAGCTGGCCCGGGGAAAGCTGCTGAAGGATGTCTTCCGGCCTGGGGATGTTTTCTTCAACACTGGGGACCTGTTGATCTGCGATGACCAAGGCTTTCTTCGCTTCCACGATCGTACTGGGGATACCTTCAG GTGGAAGGGGGAGAATGTGGCCACAACCGAGGTGGCAGAGGTCTTCGAGGCCCTGGATTTTCTTCAGGAGGTGAACGTCTATGGAGTCACTGTGCCAG GACATGAAGGCAGGGCTGGAATGGCAGCCCTGGTTCTGCGTCCCCCCCACTCTTTGGACCTTGTGCAGCTCTACAGCCATGTTTCCGAGAACTTGCCACCTTATGCCCGGCCTCGATTCCTGAGGCTCCAG GCTGTGGGTGCCTACCTGCCCCTCACGCCCGCCCGGTACGGTGCTCTCCTGGCTGGGGACCTTCGAATCTGA
- the SLC27A3 gene encoding long-chain fatty acid transport protein 3 isoform X2 codes for MAALLLLPLLLLLPLLLLKLHLWPQLRWFAADLAFAVRAHRCKRALRARARAAAAADPEGPQGGCSLAWRLAQLAQQRPAHTFLIHGVRRFSYAEAESESNRAARAFLRARGWDGGPSRGGGGGGGGGGGGGGARSAGEGERAVQGAGDTAALAECGGDGAATGRAAVPLAPGATVALLLPASPEFLWLWFGLAKAGLRTAFVPTALRRSPLLHCLRICGARALVLAPEFLESLEPDLPALRAMGLHLWAAGPETHPAGIRDLLSEMSAEVDRPVPGHLSAPQGMMDTCLYIFTSGTTGLPKAARISHLKILQCQGFYQLCGVHQEDVIYLALPLYHMSGSLLGIVGCLGIGATVVLKSKFSAGQFWEDCQQHRVTVFQYIGELCRYLVNQPLNKAERGHTVRLAVGSGLRPDTWERFVRRFGPLQVLETYGLTEGNVATFNYTGQRGAVGRASWLYKRVFPFSLIRYDVTTGEPIRDAQGHCAATAPGEPGLLVAPVSQDSPFLGYAGGPELARGKLLKDVFRPGDVFFNTGDLLICDDQGFLRFHDRTGDTFRWKGENVATTEVAEVFEALDFLQEVNVYGVTVPGHEGRAGMAALVLRPPHSLDLVQLYSHVSENLPPYARPRFLRLQESLATTETFKQQKVRMANEGFDPSALSDPLYVLDQAVGAYLPLTPARYGALLAGDLRI; via the exons ATGGCTGccctcctgctgctgcccctgctgctgctgttgccgCTGCTGCTACTGAAGCTGCACCTCTGGCCGCAGTTGCGCTGGTTCGCGGCAGACTTGGCCTTCGCGGTGCGCGCCCATCGCTGCAAAAGGGCTCTGAGAGCTCGTGCTCGGGCGGCGGCCGCCGCCGACCCGGAAGGTCCCCAGGGGGGCTGCAGTCTGGCCTGGCGCCTAGCGCAACTGGCCCAGCAGCGCCCAGCGCACACTTTTCTCATTCACGGCGTGCGTCGCTTTAGCTACGCGGAGGCGGAGAGCGAGAGTAACCGGGCTGCGCGCGCCTTCCTGCGCGCCCGGGGCTGGGACGGGGGACCCAGccgcggcggtggcggcggcggcggcggcggcggcggcggcggcggcgcgagGAGCGCTGGGGAAGGCGAGCGGGCGGTGCAGGGCGCCGGAGACACAGCGGCGCTTGCGGAGTGTGGAGGGGATGGGGCAGCCACAGGACGAGCCGCGGTCCCTCTGGCACCTGGAGCGACCGTGGCGCTGCTCCTCCCCGCCAGCCCAGAGTTCCTGTGGCTATGGTTCGGGCTGGCCAAGGCGGGGCTGCGCACGGCCTTTGTACCCACCGCCCTGCGCCGCAGCCCCCTGCTGCACTGCCTCCGCATCTGCGGCGCGCGCGCGCTGGTGCTGGCGCCAG AGTTTCTGGAGTCCCTGGAGCCTGACCTGCCGGCCCTGAGAGCCATGGGGCTCCATCTGTGGGCTGCAGGCCCTGAAACCCACCCTGCTGGAATCAGAGATTTGCTGTCTGAAATGTCGGCTGAAGTGGATAGGCCAGTGCCGGGACACCTCTCTGCCCCCCAGGGCATGATGGACACGTGCCTGTACATCTTCACCTCTGGCACCACTG GTCTCCCCAAGGCTGCTCGGATCAGTCATCTGAAGATCCTGCAATGCCAGGGGTTCTACCAGCTGTGCGGCGTCCACCAGGAGGATGTGATCTACCTCGCCCTCCCACTCTACCACATGTCTGGCTCCCTGTTGGGCATTGTGGGCTGCTTGGGCATTG GGGCCACAGTGGTGCTCAAGTCCAAGTTCTCAGCTGGTCAGTTCTGGGAGGACTGCCAGCAGCACAGGGTGACGGTGTTCCAGTACATCGGGGAGTTGTGCCGATACCTTGTCAACCAGCCCCTG AACAAGGCAGAACGGGGCCATACGGTCCGcctggcagtgggcagtgggctgcGCCCAGACACCTGGGAGCGTTTTGTGCGGCGCTTTGGGCCCCTGCAGGTGCTGGAAACATACGGGCTGACAGAGGGCAACGTGGCCACGTTCAACTACACAGGACAGCGGGGCGCTGTGGGACGCGCTTCCTGGCTCTACAAG cgcgTCTTCCCCTTCTCTTTGATTCGCTATGATGTCACCACAGGGGAGCCGATTCGGGATGCCCAGGGGCACTGTGCGGCCACAGCTCCAG GTGAGCCGGGGCTGCTGGTGGCCCCGGTGAGCCAGGATTCCCCATTCCTGGGCTATGCGGGGGGGCCAGAGCTGGCCCGGGGAAAGCTGCTGAAGGATGTCTTCCGGCCTGGGGATGTTTTCTTCAACACTGGGGACCTGTTGATCTGCGATGACCAAGGCTTTCTTCGCTTCCACGATCGTACTGGGGATACCTTCAG GTGGAAGGGGGAGAATGTGGCCACAACCGAGGTGGCAGAGGTCTTCGAGGCCCTGGATTTTCTTCAGGAGGTGAACGTCTATGGAGTCACTGTGCCAG GACATGAAGGCAGGGCTGGAATGGCAGCCCTGGTTCTGCGTCCCCCCCACTCTTTGGACCTTGTGCAGCTCTACAGCCATGTTTCCGAGAACTTGCCACCTTATGCCCGGCCTCGATTCCTGAGGCTCCAG gagTCTTTGGCCACCACGGAGACCTTCAAACAGCAGAAGGTTCGGATGGCAAATGAGGGCTTTGACCCAAGCGCATTGTCTGACCCCCTGTATGTTCTGGACCAGGCTGTGGGTGCCTACCTGCCCCTCACGCCCGCCCGGTACGGTGCTCTCCTGGCTGGGGACCTTCGAATCTGA